A stretch of the Leguminivora glycinivorella isolate SPB_JAAS2020 chromosome 2, LegGlyc_1.1, whole genome shotgun sequence genome encodes the following:
- the LOC125241611 gene encoding ribosomal protein S6 kinase delta-1 isoform X1, producing the protein MSGKDKWVRRFSVDETAKHKNGFTIYKITSVLFPIDAPEAVTVVSVWKRYSDVRRLHRSMCTLHAGLHLPPRGTCTLPSTSYFRRFQKEVIEERAKAIKRVLEFIAEHRLLFTSTEFVNFLQSGYPEPGPARGAIDTIRAALRLSPQPPHPLERERSPQRTDQPESRDETDFASIPQIPIYEAANVEIKPHSSVESLNSLESLNDDLYDQLTKLHVQNKTAIKKVLPDLINFDAPSSSRLENYAPKLSETSSLNSTLSSRSNSRISLYSKPSLSNWESQTQTEDVYVFEAGYLLKMAARCEERGDYQRAFDFYKSGIEKMLVGVQTDSDPQRRALIKEKTNKYLSYAEEIYKNHLCGVSETLIQEPAPTPINCPVPLSMLRRPYEDLALYRVLAVVADTMMLVLHKGEQACYAMKVLQKIPNNLTEFDEYFLQRTTETRQPVLPTSVPYMVPLHAYIETNSLIFLILTYAPGEKLLDYIKNYVKSVPSTPAREVNLENVFSEPVKEEVKGDEVEELVRNSQTLLKNVDRALREEKEEEKDKEERGESPTHFRLTPMPRAVLPPSAVRNWGAQILTAVESLHNAGVICRDLNPTNILLGDGGQIILTYFAGYPSDVSLPQRSLSISSGRIDLFVAPELYNVCAEIGDERLCDFWSFGVIMYELLCGVPLSQYHKSVFMSHTVLCLPEELPVEEESLLTQLLTYDPAERLGRDGVHEIKQHPYFRHVDWTHVLDDWRVPG; encoded by the exons ATGTCGGGAAAAGATAAGTGGGTCCGCCGGTTTTCAGTCGACGAAACAGCGAAACACAAAAATGGTTTCACCATTTACAAAATAACTTCAGTG CTATTCCCAATCGACGCTCCAGAGGCAGTGACCGTCGTTTCCGTTTGGAAGCGCTACAGCGACGTCCGGCGCCTCCATCGAAGCATGTGCACCCTCCACGCCGGGCTACATCTGCCTCCGAGGGGTACCTGCACTCTGCCGAGTACTAGCTACTTTCGCCGCTTCCAGAAAGAG GTGATCGAGGAACGCGCAAAGGCTATCAAAAGGGTCCTGGAGTTCATCGCCGAGCACCGCCTCCTGTTCACGAGCACGGAGTTCGTTAATTTCCTGCAG AGCGGGTACCCCGAGCCCGGCCCTGCTCGCGGCGCCATCGACACCATCCGCGCGGCGCTGCGCCTCTCCCCGCAGCCGCCACATCCGTTAGAACGGGAGCGCAGCCCGCAGCGCACAG ATCAACCAGAGTCCCGCGACGAAACCGACTTCGCATCCATCCCCCAAATACCAATCTACGAAGCGGCCAACGTCGAAATCAAACCGCACTCCTCCGTAGAATCCCTCAACTCGCTCGAGAGCCTCAACGACGACTTATACGACCAACTGACCAAGCTACATGTACAAAACAAGACCGCCATCAAAAAAGTCCTACCAGATCTGATTAACTTCGACGCGCCATCTAGCTCGCGACTTGAGAACTACGCACCTAAGCTCTCAGAGACATCGTCTTTGAATTCGACGCTGTCGAGTCGAAGTAACAGTCGAATATCGTTATACAGCAAGCCGTCCCTGTCTAACTGGGAGAGTCAGACGCAGACGGAAGATGTGTATGTTTTCGAGGCGGGGTACTTGCTGAAGATGGCGGCGCGGTGCGAGGAGCGCGGGGACTATCAGAGGGCGTTTGATTTTTATAAATCGGGGATTGAGAAGATGCTTGTTGGAGTGCAAA CTGATTCGGACCCGCAGAGGCGAGCGCTCATCAAAGAGAAGACCAACAAGTACCTCTCATATGCTGAAGAAATCTATAAGAACCATCTCTGCGGCGTCAGTGAAACT CTAATACAGGAGCCCGCGCCCACTCCTATAAACTGCCCGGTGCCGCTGTCCATGCTCCGGAGACCTTACGAAGACCTGGCGCTGTATCGCGTGTTAGCCGTCGTAGCTGACACCATGATGCTAGTCCTACACAAGGGTGAACAGGCCTGCTACGCTATGAAG GTGCTTCAAAAAATCCCCAACAACCTAACAGAATTCGACGAGTACTTCCTCCAGCGAACCACAGAGACCCGCCAGCCCGTACTGCCCACCAGCGTCCCCTACATGGTTCCTCTCCACGCCTACATCGAAACCAACTCTCTCATCTTCCTCATACTAACCTACGCGCCAGGGGAAAAGCTACTAGACTATATAAAGAATTATGTGAAGTCGGTACCAAGCACGCCAGCGAGAGAAGTTAATCTAGAGAATGTGTTTAGTGAGCCGGTGAAGGAGGAAGTGAAAGGTGATGAAGTGGAGGAATTAGTGAGGAATTCGCAGACGTTGTTGAAGAACGTGGATAGAGCGTTAAGGGAGGAAAAAGAGGAGGAAAAGGATAAAGAGGAGAGGGGGGAATCGCCGACGCATTTTAGG TTAACGCCGATGCCTCGCGCGGTGCTGCCTCCGTCGGCCGTGCGGAACTGGGGCGCGCAGATTCTAACAGCTGTAGAGAGCTTACACAACGCTGGAGTTATTTGCAG AGACCTGAACCCTACAAACATCCTCCTAGGCGATGGCGGACAGATCATCCTTACTTACTTCGCGGGCTACCCGTCAGACGTCTCTCTACCGCAACGATCACTTTCTATATCATCGGGTCGAATCGACCTGTTTGTCGCACCGGAGCTGTATAATGTCTGTGCGGAAATTGGGGATGAAAGATTGTGCGATTTCTGGAGCTTTGGAGTCATCATGTATGAGTTATTATGTGGAGTG CCGTTATCACAGTACCACAAGAGCGTGTTCATGAGCCACACCGTTCTGTGCCTGCCTGAAGAGTTGCCTGTCGAGGAGGAGTCTTTGCTTACACAG CTCCTCACATACGACCCCGCCGAGCGCCTCGGTCGCGACGGCGTGCACGAGATCAAGCAGCACCCGTACTTCCGGCACGTGGACTGGACGCACGTGCTCGACGACTGGAGGGTGCCCGGCTGA
- the LOC125241611 gene encoding ribosomal protein S6 kinase delta-1 isoform X2, with amino-acid sequence MCTLHAGLHLPPRGTCTLPSTSYFRRFQKEVIEERAKAIKRVLEFIAEHRLLFTSTEFVNFLQSGYPEPGPARGAIDTIRAALRLSPQPPHPLERERSPQRTDQPESRDETDFASIPQIPIYEAANVEIKPHSSVESLNSLESLNDDLYDQLTKLHVQNKTAIKKVLPDLINFDAPSSSRLENYAPKLSETSSLNSTLSSRSNSRISLYSKPSLSNWESQTQTEDVYVFEAGYLLKMAARCEERGDYQRAFDFYKSGIEKMLVGVQTDSDPQRRALIKEKTNKYLSYAEEIYKNHLCGVSETLIQEPAPTPINCPVPLSMLRRPYEDLALYRVLAVVADTMMLVLHKGEQACYAMKVLQKIPNNLTEFDEYFLQRTTETRQPVLPTSVPYMVPLHAYIETNSLIFLILTYAPGEKLLDYIKNYVKSVPSTPAREVNLENVFSEPVKEEVKGDEVEELVRNSQTLLKNVDRALREEKEEEKDKEERGESPTHFRLTPMPRAVLPPSAVRNWGAQILTAVESLHNAGVICRDLNPTNILLGDGGQIILTYFAGYPSDVSLPQRSLSISSGRIDLFVAPELYNVCAEIGDERLCDFWSFGVIMYELLCGVPLSQYHKSVFMSHTVLCLPEELPVEEESLLTQLLTYDPAERLGRDGVHEIKQHPYFRHVDWTHVLDDWRVPG; translated from the exons ATGTGCACCCTCCACGCCGGGCTACATCTGCCTCCGAGGGGTACCTGCACTCTGCCGAGTACTAGCTACTTTCGCCGCTTCCAGAAAGAG GTGATCGAGGAACGCGCAAAGGCTATCAAAAGGGTCCTGGAGTTCATCGCCGAGCACCGCCTCCTGTTCACGAGCACGGAGTTCGTTAATTTCCTGCAG AGCGGGTACCCCGAGCCCGGCCCTGCTCGCGGCGCCATCGACACCATCCGCGCGGCGCTGCGCCTCTCCCCGCAGCCGCCACATCCGTTAGAACGGGAGCGCAGCCCGCAGCGCACAG ATCAACCAGAGTCCCGCGACGAAACCGACTTCGCATCCATCCCCCAAATACCAATCTACGAAGCGGCCAACGTCGAAATCAAACCGCACTCCTCCGTAGAATCCCTCAACTCGCTCGAGAGCCTCAACGACGACTTATACGACCAACTGACCAAGCTACATGTACAAAACAAGACCGCCATCAAAAAAGTCCTACCAGATCTGATTAACTTCGACGCGCCATCTAGCTCGCGACTTGAGAACTACGCACCTAAGCTCTCAGAGACATCGTCTTTGAATTCGACGCTGTCGAGTCGAAGTAACAGTCGAATATCGTTATACAGCAAGCCGTCCCTGTCTAACTGGGAGAGTCAGACGCAGACGGAAGATGTGTATGTTTTCGAGGCGGGGTACTTGCTGAAGATGGCGGCGCGGTGCGAGGAGCGCGGGGACTATCAGAGGGCGTTTGATTTTTATAAATCGGGGATTGAGAAGATGCTTGTTGGAGTGCAAA CTGATTCGGACCCGCAGAGGCGAGCGCTCATCAAAGAGAAGACCAACAAGTACCTCTCATATGCTGAAGAAATCTATAAGAACCATCTCTGCGGCGTCAGTGAAACT CTAATACAGGAGCCCGCGCCCACTCCTATAAACTGCCCGGTGCCGCTGTCCATGCTCCGGAGACCTTACGAAGACCTGGCGCTGTATCGCGTGTTAGCCGTCGTAGCTGACACCATGATGCTAGTCCTACACAAGGGTGAACAGGCCTGCTACGCTATGAAG GTGCTTCAAAAAATCCCCAACAACCTAACAGAATTCGACGAGTACTTCCTCCAGCGAACCACAGAGACCCGCCAGCCCGTACTGCCCACCAGCGTCCCCTACATGGTTCCTCTCCACGCCTACATCGAAACCAACTCTCTCATCTTCCTCATACTAACCTACGCGCCAGGGGAAAAGCTACTAGACTATATAAAGAATTATGTGAAGTCGGTACCAAGCACGCCAGCGAGAGAAGTTAATCTAGAGAATGTGTTTAGTGAGCCGGTGAAGGAGGAAGTGAAAGGTGATGAAGTGGAGGAATTAGTGAGGAATTCGCAGACGTTGTTGAAGAACGTGGATAGAGCGTTAAGGGAGGAAAAAGAGGAGGAAAAGGATAAAGAGGAGAGGGGGGAATCGCCGACGCATTTTAGG TTAACGCCGATGCCTCGCGCGGTGCTGCCTCCGTCGGCCGTGCGGAACTGGGGCGCGCAGATTCTAACAGCTGTAGAGAGCTTACACAACGCTGGAGTTATTTGCAG AGACCTGAACCCTACAAACATCCTCCTAGGCGATGGCGGACAGATCATCCTTACTTACTTCGCGGGCTACCCGTCAGACGTCTCTCTACCGCAACGATCACTTTCTATATCATCGGGTCGAATCGACCTGTTTGTCGCACCGGAGCTGTATAATGTCTGTGCGGAAATTGGGGATGAAAGATTGTGCGATTTCTGGAGCTTTGGAGTCATCATGTATGAGTTATTATGTGGAGTG CCGTTATCACAGTACCACAAGAGCGTGTTCATGAGCCACACCGTTCTGTGCCTGCCTGAAGAGTTGCCTGTCGAGGAGGAGTCTTTGCTTACACAG CTCCTCACATACGACCCCGCCGAGCGCCTCGGTCGCGACGGCGTGCACGAGATCAAGCAGCACCCGTACTTCCGGCACGTGGACTGGACGCACGTGCTCGACGACTGGAGGGTGCCCGGCTGA
- the LOC125235342 gene encoding tektin-4-like, with protein sequence MADSTLTTFPEDPKCPKVCKDIGAFKKVEMAKEEPKEKEEAKAASPAAAAPAAVEEKATIRPPPSGEEYLPNLRPGQDGKVDWTPLGTMTGTRPGVNKYSISRYSLSEWRAHNDRVLDPSCITESNIVDYNAKTAIMQAFGNIDKKQLENNKRLKQKAKDIFRWKVEVEKACKAITEEVEMLEIDRQRLKGASRVLMLPESISKECLDLRSNRFVPDLVADLAEQELIKEMNLVSEVRATLSKTLDNIEAQMAINKAAKHRIEYDWCDKNMAYGGETLNLGLTPKSPTILFRPGSTRFADYSAPLEYWEFFCRENVQQVEAARQKSSDLRGSLNAILVSGGRKLRNQADKTDMALAETVALTTELCTKLEETLRSTVQRIADMETLIDNLKASIQKMDAAMKLAQTRLDNRNQWRPHGESVRDQPHLGLIEEVKTIHETVTSLLGQLNNAERVREDLLKKRIALEADIASKRKTLNIDRDRCGMIRSHYPSASELAGF encoded by the coding sequence ATGGCAGATTCGACTTTGACCACATTTCCGGAGGATCCAAAATGTCCCAAAGTTTGTAAAGATATCGGTGCATTTAAAAAAGTGGAGATGGCTAAAGAAGAGCCTAAAGAAAAGGAAGAAGCGAAGGCCGCTTCTCCTGCAGCAGCTGCTCCTGCGGCAGTAGAAGAAAAGGCGACGATCAGACCACCGCCGAGCGGGGAAGAGTATCTACCTAATCTCAGGCCCGGCCAGGACGGCAAGGTAGACTGGACTCCCCTCGGAACCATGACGGGCACCAGGCCCGGCGTCAACAAGTACTCCATCAGCCGGTACTCGCTCAGCGAGTGGCGCGCGCACAACGACCGCGTGCTCGACCCTTCCTGCATTACGGAGTCTAACATAGTCGACTACAACGCCAAAACGGCCATCATGCAAGCTTTCGGCAACATCGACAAGAAGCAGCTCGAAAACAACAAGAGACTCAAGCAGAAAGCAAAAGATATCTTCAGATGGAAAGTTGAAGTAGAAAAAGCCTGTAAAGCGATTACGGAGGAGGTGGAAATGCTCGAGATCGACCGACAACGGCTGAAAGGAGCTTCAAGAGTACTGATGTTGCCTGAATCAATATCAAAAGAGTGCTTAGATCTTCGCTCCAACCGCTTCGTACCAGATTTAGTAGCCGACCTAGCGGAGCAGGAACTTATCAAAGAAATGAACTTAGTCAGCGAAGTAAGAGCCACGTTATCCAAGACTTTAGACAATATTGAAGCACAAATGGCTATTAACAAAGCCGCTAAGCATCGAATCGAGTACGACTGGTGTGATAAAAACATGGCGTACGGTGGTGAAACGCTCAATCTAGGACTTACTCCAAAATCTCCTACCATTTTGTTCAGACCTGGATCTACAAGATTCGCTGACTACTCAGCTCCTTTAGAGTACTGGGAGTTCTTTTGCCGCGAGAATGTGCAGCAGGTTGAAGCCGCTAGGCAAAAATCTAGTGATCTACGTGGCAGTCTCAACGCTATACTAGTTAGTGGAGGTAGGAAGCTTAGAAACCAAGCGGATAAGACCGACATGGCCTTGGCAGAGACTGTCGCTTTGACTACAGAGTTATGCACAAAATTAGAAGAGACTTTACGAAGCACGGTCCAACGGATTGCTGACATGGAGACTCTGATAGACAATCTAAAAGCTTCCATCCAAAAGATGGACGCAGCGATGAAATTGGCTCAGACGAGACTGGACAACCGAAACCAATGGCGACCTCACGGAGAGTCAGTGAGAGACCAACCTCACTTGGGTTTGATAGAAGAAGTGAAGACTATTCACGAGACAGTGACGTCACTGCTCGGACAGCTAAACAACGCGGAGCGGGTCCGAGAGGACCTGCTGAAGAAGAGGATTGCGCTGGAGGCAGACATAGCGTCGAAGAGGAAGACGTTGAACATAGACAGGGACAGGTGCGGTATGATCCGCTCACACTATCCGTCGGCTTCTGAATTGGCAGGTTTTTAG